The Gorilla gorilla gorilla isolate KB3781 chromosome 11, NHGRI_mGorGor1-v2.1_pri, whole genome shotgun sequence genome contains the following window.
AGTCCCCTGCCCTGTGATGAAAATCTGGGGCAGACTCACAACTTTTCTAGTTACTCTTAAGTAAGAAAACCCCCCTGGTTTCTCTAGTCTCCCTGAATAGTCTCAGTACAGTAATTTGTATGTCCAGGCCTATGGGAGGGTCGTAACTTCTGAAGTTTATTTAGAGTGAAGcctgcttctcttctttctcccactGCTTGGGACTTGGGTAGGCTGGAAGTCATTGGTGGGCAGGGCCATGACTTCCCACCCCGCTCCTGGCTGCCTTGGGCAGGAACCAACCAACATGTAGCCCAGGTCTGTGTCTCCCTCCTGCATTCCTGCATCGCCTGCCACTGGCCTATAGGAAACACTCTCCTGTCTTTTCCTTTAAAAGCCCTGGGAAcggctggtcgcggtggctcacgcgtgtaattccagcactttgggaggccaaggcgggcaggagttcgagaccagcctgaccaacatggtgaaactccgtctctactaaaaatacaaaaattagccgggtgtggtggcaggtgcctgtaatcccagtcactctggaggctgaggcaggagaatcgcttgaacccaggaggtggaggttgcagtgagctgagattgtgccattgcactccagcctggacaacgagagcaaaattccatctcaaaaaaacaaaaaacaaaaaataaaaaacacccaccctccctaccccaccccaaaggaaaaaaaaagtcctgggaGCATGGGCATTCCTAACTCAGCAAGCTCTCCCCAGAGTTCTGGCCAGACATGGTTTCTTGCCCTTCAAATTTTTCTAGGTGTGGTTCTGATCCCAGTCCTCTGTGTCCAGCAGGTTACAGGCCACAGAGACCACTGAGACTCTCAAGTGATCTCTGTGAAGCGCCCCCTCACTTCCCTTAACTTGAGAAGAAAGCAGCCCCTTCCCCACATCTTCAccaggaaggggaagagaaaacATCAATGACTCTTTCTTAAAAAtcctctacttttaatttttaaaaaacactcttGATGTGGGAAAGAGGCTCaaaccttttgtatttttgtcttgGCGCTCAGTCTAAACAGAAGGTGCAATAGTGGATAATTCTATTTcttcctcacaacaaccttatgagaTAGATACTCTTATGCCTCTTtaagagaggcacagagaggttaagaaatgtgcccatggtcacacagctagtaggaaGAACCAAGACAGGCCTAGGCAGCCTGACCACAGAGCCTGTGCCCTTAAACTATATGCTGTACCATCATCTGATCTGAGTTCCTGACACTTGGATTTGCCATCTGTGTACTTTTAAGCCCATCTTTTAAAACTACACTCACTGACATGTTGATTTGTCTTATTGCTTCTGGGAGTTCTGTGTCACCTTGTCAAAGTTTCAGGAATTACTCTAAGCACACCACTGATAGCTCTTGAGAAATGTGGTTGAGATACATTCAAGAGCTTTAGTTTAATTGCCTGGaactccttttttttattttttatttttttttgagaccgaatctcactctgtggcccaggctggagtgcagtggtgcgatctccgctcactgcaagctctgcctcccaggttcacgccattcttctgcctcagcctcccgagtagctgggactacaggcacctgccactacacccggctaatttttttgcatttttttagtagagacggggtttcactgtattagtcaggatggtctcgatctcctgacctcgtaatctgcccacctcggactcccaaagtgctgggattataggcgtgggccaccgcacccggcctgtctgGAACTCTTGATAAGAATCTTGGAAGCAAAGTCTGTGTTTCCACGGTTATTCACAAACACACTCATTAAGTCAGTCAACTCCTCACTCTGGTTTCCTTGGTGCTAACTGTGCACAGGCATGTATGCTCTTAGTTTGTTCTTTGCATGTGCTCAGCGATCATGCATTCAGTCAGTCCTGAATGATCACACACTCGCCCCAGGCCTTGGGGTTGTCTCCCCAGTTGGTACTTGAGCTCTTCAAAGCAGGAATCtatcttttacttccttggtcTCCTGTCCTCATGCTCCCAGGTGGCACATTTCTGGCCCATGCTGGCCTCTCCTGCTGCGTCTTCTACCAGGTTCCTTTTTGTTCCTTGACAGAGTCCCCATAGACTTTTTAGTTCCTCATTCTTGccatctctcttccctccccactTTCTTCCTCCGAAGGATCTTTCCACAGATTACCATTGGCCAGAATTCTCTTACCTTCTCACTTCATCTGGGCTAATTCCTGCTCAATCTTCAGATCCTAACTCAAGGATCACTTCCTCTAGGGGGTCCTCCCTGATTTCTCTAAGGAATTCAATCCCCTTAATATTAACTTTCCTAGCGTCCTCTCTCTTTTGCAATATTTGTCATTCTTGCAACTTTACACATACAATTCTGGGATTCTTGTCTGCCTCCCTCACCAATGGTAAGGTCTATAGAGGCAGAGgcatgtttttcttctctcttttttttctttcccttctcttttttcaGCTCTGGGTTCCAATGCCAGCTCTGCCatgtactagctgtgtgatctggggCAGGCTGCTCCAGCATtctctgcttcagtttccttattatataatggggataataacagagcCTATCTCAAGGgctttttatgagaattaaataagataaacttTGCAAAGTACTTACAGCAATTCCTGAGGCACTTTTAGGTACTATgcaagtatttgttaaataaatatcaGGTTAAAAATGCTTGAATAATACATAACAAAGGTGAATTAATATGAACTTCACTGTTAATTTTAGGAGTTCTGGTTCTTCCCTCTTAACCCCCTTTGGGTGATATCTAAGCAGGACCTGCTGATAGCTACATCCTCCACAGCATAGCTGGTGTTACAGGGAGGGCCTGGGGACCTTACTAAGGACCTGTCAGATATCCAGCCCTGTTTTATTTCTAGTGCTAGGAATGCTAAAAAGTATGTGTCCAGGGAGGGTGACTCAGGGCATTAGAAGGGATGATCCACTGCTCGAGTTCCCAGACAGAACTTTTCAGACAGAATTTCTGGGAAAAGCAAAACCAGTGGTGGGCACTGAGGATTTCATTTTGCAATATTCTGCCAGACCCAAAGCCTGGTCTGCTCAGGAGGGGGACAGCCCAGTGGATTATGGGAGATTTCTCAGGATCCTGAGACAATTAATGATGCTACTTTTGACATGCCTGAGGGTGGCTAAAACTGAAACACAGAGCAATTATGCAACCCAGCCAGTCACGTAGCATCAGCAAGGCTGAGCTGGGTCAGATTTCTGGACTCCAGACTTACGTTTAATCCGATGAGATTCACAGCCATGCTGTTATCCCAGCATAGACTTTGTTTAGTCACAGAAGCTGTTAACATAATTTCAGAGATGTGTGGCCAGGGACTCCTGGGTCATCTGGTAAAAATGACGTTACCAGGAAATGAAAGTACTCAAAGCTCTAGAGAAAGTGTGTGTCGGGATCaaataggaaaaaacaaacaaacaaacaaacaaacaaacaaaaaaacccacattaaAACAAGAAGACCAGAACAGGCTTTTGTTAGCCTGTTCTCACAtcgctaataaagacatacctgagactgggtaattcataaaggaaagaggtttcactgactcacagttctgtattgctgggaaggcctcaggaaacttacagtcatggcggaaggcaaaggagaagcaggtaccttctttacagggtggcaggatggagtgCGTGCAAGCAAaggaaatgccagacgcttataaaaccatcaggtctcgtgagactcagtcactatcatgagagcagcatgggggaaacagcccccatgattcgattacctccacctggtcccacccttgacacgtggggattacaattcgaggtgaggtttgggtggggacacagagccaaaccatatcaggctgtATATGTAGGCAGAGAAACTACTGTACTATGGACAACATAGGTATAGGGTAAGAGTATTACTGCTTCACTGATAACTTCTAGAACATGCTGAGGTTGGTGCAGCCTCCAGTACTTAAAATAATATGAATTCAGAAAAAGACAACTTGTAGTTCCacgtgtgtatttgtgtgtgagtATCTAGTTATGTcagaattcacattttttttaaaaaaaagttttatgaagACTCAAAAGAAGTTGGAACAATGTCCGTCTTTCACTTCCTACtctttctcagtttctttttgttttccattcagtGAGACAAAAGGTAGTGGAAAAAGAATGGGTTTTGGAGTTGCATAGATCTGGGGTCACGTACTGACTGTACTGCTAGTGATTTGACCTGGAGCAACTTTGCCTCTTTGACTCTTTGactttcagtttccttatctatgaaaTGGTTGTAATAATACCTGACCTCACAGGACTTCTGTGTACTTGGTACATGATAGACACTAAGCTAGATTTGAACTGCAGTGTATCTTAGACTCAtttaaaatacaagtttaaaatgGATTTATCAAAACAGAATAATATCGATGcaaagatagacagatagatcaaAGGAACAGAATGAAGAGTTAAGAAATAGACCTGCTTATATAAggttaattgattttcaacaaagtttccaagataattttaaacaggaaaaggagtcttttcaacaaacgatgctggagcaattggacatccatatgcaaaacaaaaacaaacaacccctccCAAAAATCCTTGACCCATATCTTACATTGTAGactaaaattaacttgaaatgtatcatagacctaaatgtaaggctgaaaccataaaacttctagaagcaaaacaggagaaaatcctCATGACTGGGTTaagcaaatatttctttgatAGGATTCAAACAGCACAACcaaaaacagttaaaataaattggacttcatcagaaTTAGATACGTTTGCTCCTGAAAAGACACTGTTCAGGAAATGGAAATGCTAGCCgaaattgatttatttctttaacaTTGCTGTCTCCTAAAACTGAGGCCCGGGGTAGATATAATTAATAATTCTTGTGCAGTCCCATCCTTTCCCGACAGAGTGCACTTTCTAGATGTACCCTCTCTCCCTCATTCTTTATGCCGTTATTCAGTGCCATCATTCTCGCAATCCCTGTCATGAGTGAGGGCTGGGAAGAAGATTGAGCTATGCATTTTGAAGTTGGAATTCCCTTCTCTTAAATTCCATTCCTGGGAGTGACAGACAGGGGAAGGAGCAGTGATAAAAAGTCTGGAGTTAAAAGTCTGGAGATGGGCACACACATGACAGGAGGCAACCTGAAGCCCTTGGGAGCAACGGCGTACTCCTAACAATGACAACTAAAAGCAGGCACTGAGCATGCGCAtttggccagacatggtgctTTCTTTGCATCATTTCATTGAACtattttattctgttctattctgttctattctattctattctattctattctattctattctattctattctatttatttagagatctcgctctgtcacccaggctggagtgtagtggcatgttcagacctcattgcagccttgaactcctggtctcaagtgatcctcccaccccagcctcccaagtagctgggactacaggcactcgccaccaggcctagttaatttttgtattttttttgtagagatggggtctcattgtgttgcccacgctggtctcaaacacctgggttcgagtgattcatccacctcagcctcttcaaGCATTGGGATTACTGAAATAAGACACTGCAGTTGACCTCATTTAACTCTAGTAGAAATATCCATGCAGGAAGTATGTGGGAATCGGGGCAGCAGGGACTCCAAGCAGGCACCCCAGAATTTCTTCTGGGCTGTTCCTTCCCTGACTCCTGCAATTAGTCCTGCTCTTCCTTTGGCTCTGACTTGCTTTGTCCTTTGGAATTCATTCTCGATGTTTCCCCACACTCATCTCTTTTCTTGGTTGTATTCCCTTGGGACTGTTGGCTCAGGTTTGGGGATTTATTATGTTTAAAACTTCAGCCTCTGTTTGGCTTCCTGGCACCAGGCTTTGTACTTCCTGCTCCTTGAATCTGGTAACTCCTATCCCCACCTCCTTTCTGCCTACTCAAAGCTTCCAGTCTTTGGTGTTGGACAATCCCTGGATGATGACCAATCTCGTATGTCCTAAGGTATACAATAAACAATACCAGGGTCAACAATCAACAGGCATCTCTTTCTTGGGCCTGTCTTGTTCTAGTGTCCCAGACATTCCAGTGTAGGCTTAGATGTAGATGGAAGTGTTCTAGTGTTTATGATAGACACCTGTTGAAAAGACCAAGTCTACCATGGCTGAGGTAGCTATGGAGGGTTTTACGTACTAACACAATGCTGAGGGTATCTTTACTGGTGTGAGCACAGTTCCACTGTATGGATGATTGTGATGCTGGAGTGGTCGATGGTTGGTACCTCCAGTGCCAGCTGGGGATTTATGGATGAACACAGGTGAGTAGTCAAGTGGGAAAAATGGCAGCATTCAGTTCATCTTCCTATTCTTCCTCCAGGTGCCTTCTTAGAATCAGGATCAAGTGCAAACCCAGGGGGGTTCCTGTAGCAGCAGTGAAAATTCCAGTGCCTAAGCTATATATGTTCAAGCAGGTCAGGTGGATGTTGCATGCGTCAGTTTGACTACAGCAGAACCATGAGAGATGTTTCCTTTAGAGTTGGCCCACAAGACAGTCTGGCTGCAATCCACAGGCCACAGACAACTGGAGGGAGTGGATCTCTCCCAGTTTCCTTCCACTTAGCATGAAAGCCTCAGAATAAGCAGCCCAGGGAGCAGAGAGACTGACATTAAAGCCTGCAATTCCTCTTCCAATTTTGATCACAGCAGCCGTTTAAACACAGGGTCTACCGAGGTTTAAAAAACTTGAACTGTGCTTAGTTGCACTCTGAAATAGTCCTGCTCCTCCCCTGACCTGCCAGAGACAGCAAAGAGACGTGTCAATAGCCTCTGCATGAGGCTTCAGAGGAGCAGCTGTGTATGGCAGGATGGAACAAAACCTGCCCATAGTATCTTTTACCACAACATGTTTCCACTTAATGCAGACCACTGAAAAGAACgtgggagcttttaaaaaaaaattattataaacataGGTTTGTGACCTTGATGTGGAAGGCAGCTAGAATCTCTGCTTTTAGAGGGCTAAGCAACACCAGCCAGCCTTCAATCTTAGAAGGGTTAAGCTGAAAGGGTCTCAAAAGGTCAGGTGGTTTATATAATCCTACCTGCAGAAGACTGCCCCCCCTCCCCCCGGCACAACGATTTTACAAACGAGGAATGTGAGGTGCGGAAAGGTTAAGGAAGGATTTATCATATTTGCATAAGGAGTGGAAGAACTGAAACCGAAGCCCCAGTTCCTTGACTGTAAATCCCGCACTTGCTTCCAACTGTCTTTCATCCAGATTATGGGATTCAGCTGCCTCTGAAAACCTGTAGCCCAATAATGGTTATTCCCCAGGAGCTGCACGAAGCATGAGCTAATTTTCAGTGAGTGCGGACTTTGGGGTAACGGTTCCAACACAGCacattcctttctcctcttttcaCTCATCGTCACGGCTACCTGAAAACCCTGGCCGGGTGCTGGGGCGTGAGGAGCAGTTCCCACTTCCCAGTCTTTTTCACTTTTCACAGCTGCAAAGTTCAGGGAGTTGAACTGCAGTGCTTTCAGTTCACTGCTTACTCTGCCACGATCAACCTCTGTTGTAAATTTTCCTCCCAGAGCACGTGACGATGCACTTCTGGACTATATATCCCAACTGCAGCTGCGGAGTTGTCAGAGCGCAGAGCCGGACAGAGCAGAAGAAGCCTCTTGGACTGGACGATTTGGGAATTCAAAACTTGGGACAAACTGTCAGCCTTGGTAAGTTAGCAAGGCTACACTTTGCTTCAGAAACATGTGAAAGAGGGACATTTTTGCCAATTAatagatgaattttttttcctttattttctttctgcttttctttgttcTAAGGAAACATTgttttgaatttaaaatagtttggTTTTGGAAACACAATGTAAACTTTGTTTCTGCTCAGTTAAAATACGTTTCCCAATTTTAAAGATACTATTTACTGTATGCTCCTGtcttacattgatttttttttttttaaatcaaagtaataCTGCTCACTACAAACAGGACAAATgtgtacactaaaaaaaaaaaaaaagtccttcttACTTTTCCCAGTGAACCTTCCCGGGCTTCTCTCCCGTGCACTCCAAGCCCTCATAGCTCACTCTTGTCAGCTGTTTGGCGAAGCCTCTTATGCTATTTCTTTCATGCACTTTTAAGCTTTTTTGGTATTGCAGTTCCATAAACCTCGTGCTCCCCCACCTCCCTGTGCCCAGGACCTGGGGGAGAGTTATAACCTGCGGCTTTTTCCCCAGCCCCTGCTGTGCAGGCAGCCTCAATGCTGAAGATGGAGCCTCTGAACAGCACGCACCCCGGCACCGCCGCCTCCAGCAGCCCCGTGGAGTCCCGTGCGGCCGGCGGTGGCAGCGGCAATGGCAACGAGTACTTCTACATTCTGGTTGTCATGTCCTTCTACGGCATTTTCTTGATCGGAATCATGCTGGGCTACATGAAATCCAAGAGGCGGGAGAAGAAGTCCAGCCTCCTGCTGCTGTACAAAGACGAGGAGCGGCTCTGGGGGGAGGCCATGAAGCCGCTGCCCGTGGTGTCGGGCCTGAGGTCGGTGCAGGTGCCCCTGATGCTGAACATGCTGCAGGAGAGCGTGGCGCCCGCGCTGTCTTGCACCCTCTGCTCCATGGAAGGGGACAGCGTGAGCTCCGAGTCCTCCTCCCCGGACGTGCACCTCACCATTCAGGAGGAGGGGGCAGACGATGAGCTGGAGGAGACCTCGGAGACGCCCCTCAACGAGAGCAGCGAAGGGTCCTCGGAGAACATCCATCAGAATTCCTAGCACCCCCGGGACCCCTGCCGGTGGCTCCATCAGCCAGCACCCTTAGAGAGAGGAAAGACAGTTTTCAAGTGTCTGGTTTCACTTTCACAGTGCGGCTGCCACTTTGAAGAGACCCTCGGTAAACCCCTGAttcggggtggggtgggggactaggCTCAGCCGGAACCAGCACCTCCAAGGAGTCCGGGAGGTGCCTATGGTTTGCACCCACCACTGAAAAAGCCGCGGAGATGCGCAGCGTGTACACTGACTTTGGGGCCTGGGTGTTGGGGTTCTGATCAGAATTTGGCGGGATTATATGCTTGCCATTTTCTCACTGGATGCCCTGGGTAGCTCCTGCAGGGTCTGCCTGTTCCCAGGGCTGCCGAATGCTTAGGACACGCTGAGAGACTAGTTGTGATTTGCTATTTTGCCTAGAGCTTTGTCCTTCTAGATGTGATTGGCTGTAAGTATCTCTACTGTGTACCTGTGGCATTCCTTCACAGTGGGTTACAAGCTTCTTTTGGATTAGAGGGGGATTTTTGATGGGAGAAAGCTGGAGATCTGAACCCAGCCCATTTGCacactataagaaaaaaaagtaacttttaaaCCTGTTAACATTGGCCGGGGTTATAAGAGATGATCTGCTATTTTGACCTTTTGTCTAACTTATGACCTTGAACTCTGATCTGTGACCATGCAGCATCACATGCTGGCATGACGTTCTTTGGATCAGAAGAGCTTCCCCAGAATCTAACCTGCACTCCCGATGGTGGTTCAGGAGACTCTTCCTGATCTTTCTAGAAGGGGTAAGGTGGGGTCGAACAAGGCCAAGCCGTTAGCTCTGCTGCTGCTCAGTTTCCCAGCCTAGTTTTCTGAGCTGGGAGAGGACATAATGTGGTATTTCGTCACGTAGCTGAGACCTAGAAGGGCATACTCAGGCGGAGATTGCACAAAGCTGGGCTCCAAGTTCTGTGCTTCCTGATCCCGAGCCCTGACACTCATTTGCTGTGTGGTCCCGGGCATGTCATCAAGAAGCTCGCTGTCTGCATGAGGCTCCTGACGATCTCCATCCCCAGGGGGTTGGGAGGATGTCTTTAGATTTTAGGACTCTGTGATAAATATTCCACAGCCTGGTGTGAGGAAGCTTGGACCAAATGCTTCCCCTTTGGCCGGTTAGTCTGAACAAGGATCTGCTGATTTAAAGGAGCAGTTGGAGATTCAGAACACATATAACTGGGGAATTCAGGGCAAGCTACCAACCCAGGCCTGCTGTAGTTTTCCCAGGACTGAAGGAAAGAGGCAGACACCACATTCTCCTCTGCAAAGTTCTCTGGAGAATGTGTGATGTTAACACTCCCAGCTAAGGGAAAGCAAAGTCTAAAGGAAAACACACAGGAATGCTTCCAATGACTCCAACTATTCCTGTGGTCAACAGTTTCGCAGATCCGTTAGGCCCTTAAAGACAAGGAGGAAGTAAAAGGTCAaatttaaatctatttaaaaaaactttttaaaaaattatttatttattatttttttttatttttaagacagaatcttgctctgttgcccaggctggagtgcagtggtgcaatcttggctcactgcaacctccacctcctgggttccagcgattctcctgcctcagcctcctgagtagctgggattacaggcgcctgccaccacgcccggctaattttttgatttttagtagagatggggtttcgccattttggccaggctggtctcaaactcctggccttaaatgatcctcccacctcggcctcccaaagtgctgggattacaggcatgagcca
Protein-coding sequences here:
- the KCNE4 gene encoding potassium voltage-gated channel subfamily E member 4; the protein is MHFWTIYPNCSCGVVRAQSRTEQKKPLGLDDLGIQNLGQTVSLAPAVQAASMLKMEPLNSTHPGTAASSSPVESRAAGGGSGNGNEYFYILVVMSFYGIFLIGIMLGYMKSKRREKKSSLLLLYKDEERLWGEAMKPLPVVSGLRSVQVPLMLNMLQESVAPALSCTLCSMEGDSVSSESSSPDVHLTIQEEGADDELEETSETPLNESSEGSSENIHQNS